In Psychrobacter sp. JCM 18902, a single window of DNA contains:
- a CDS encoding D-alanine--D-alanine ligase — MTTDTKENTSTQNSDNLESNDATLNTTTSDAKDARQFGRVAVVYGGSSNERSVSLDSGAAVLQALQNQGVDATHFDPKHQDITELREYDRVFNVLHGRGGEDGLLQGVLQWFDIPQTGSGILASALGMDKVRTKQLWQGCGLATAPFSLLTAETDWQQVVNMLGLPLIIKPVHEGSSIGMTKVNNLDELPAAYATAVQCGDAVMAERWITGREFTIVIIDDESYPVIRLEPADITNFYDFEAKYNRNDTSYYIPCGLSAADEKHLQDLSLAAFRAVDAKGWGRIDAMQDEAGNFWLLEINTVPGMTSHSLVPMAAKARGMDFDALCWHILAQTLE, encoded by the coding sequence ATGACGACTGATACTAAAGAAAATACCAGCACTCAAAATTCAGATAATTTAGAGAGCAATGATGCCACTCTAAACACGACGACCAGTGATGCAAAAGATGCCAGACAGTTTGGTAGAGTGGCGGTTGTCTATGGCGGCAGTAGCAATGAACGCAGCGTGTCGTTAGACAGTGGTGCTGCCGTATTGCAAGCGCTACAAAACCAAGGCGTTGATGCCACTCATTTCGACCCTAAGCATCAAGACATCACAGAGCTACGCGAGTATGACCGTGTGTTCAACGTACTGCATGGTCGCGGCGGCGAGGATGGTTTGTTGCAAGGTGTGCTGCAATGGTTTGATATTCCGCAGACGGGTTCAGGCATTCTGGCATCAGCGCTGGGTATGGATAAGGTTCGTACCAAGCAATTGTGGCAGGGTTGTGGGTTAGCAACCGCGCCATTTTCATTGTTAACAGCTGAAACTGACTGGCAGCAAGTAGTTAACATGCTAGGTTTACCACTTATTATCAAGCCCGTTCATGAAGGCTCCAGTATTGGTATGACTAAGGTCAACAATCTTGACGAGTTGCCAGCGGCTTATGCAACGGCGGTACAGTGCGGTGATGCAGTTATGGCTGAGCGCTGGATTACTGGTCGCGAGTTTACAATCGTCATTATCGACGATGAATCTTATCCAGTCATTCGTCTTGAACCTGCTGATATTACCAACTTCTACGATTTTGAAGCCAAGTATAATCGTAATGATACCAGTTACTATATTCCCTGTGGTCTGAGCGCTGCTGACGAAAAGCATTTACAAGATCTGAGCCTTGCAGCGTTCCGTGCCGTTGATGCCAAAGGCTGGGGACGCATCGATGCTATGCAAGATGAAGCAGGCAACTTCTGGTTGCTTGAAATCAATACAGTGCCAGGCATGACCAGCCATAGCTTGGTTCCGATGGCAGCCAAGGCTCGAGGCATGGACTTTGATGCATTGTGCTGGCATATTTTAGCGCAGACATTAGAGTGA
- the murC gene encoding UDP-N-acetylmuramate--L-alanine ligase, whose protein sequence is MSNPAKALPKRLIEIPEMRRIQHLHFVGIGGSGMCGIAEVMNNQGYQVSGSDIAESLVTKRLAQIGIDIAIGHDSKNIANADVIVVSSAIDRSNPEVKAALEARLPVVRRADMLGELMRYRHGIAVAGAHGKTTTTSLLTTMMAEGQLDPTYVIGGKLNASGKNAALGSSRFLVAEADESDASFLSLHPMAAIVTNIDQDHMETYENSFDKLKAAYIQFLQNMPFYGLAVVCGDDPELYAMIDDIGRPVLTFGLEPFNDVQAIDLVTEGTKTHFTVLRRDREPLRLTLNIPGTHNVYNALAAITMATDEGVDDEAIKRALQKFEGVGRRFEQHASVSLDDGNVLLIDDYGHHPKEVDATIKAARQSFPERRLVMMFQPHRYSRTRDCFDDFVEVLSSVDELLLLDVYSAGESPITGADTKSLARSIRLRGEVEPTIIDKDNLAPVMQRLLKANDMLITQGAGNVGQIAVDLAANNLYIK, encoded by the coding sequence ATGTCTAACCCTGCGAAAGCTCTACCTAAGCGTTTGATTGAAATACCAGAAATGCGTCGTATTCAGCATTTGCATTTTGTCGGTATTGGTGGCTCGGGGATGTGCGGTATCGCGGAGGTGATGAACAATCAAGGTTATCAAGTAAGTGGTTCCGATATCGCTGAGAGTTTAGTAACCAAACGTTTGGCACAGATTGGTATTGATATTGCGATCGGTCATGATTCTAAGAACATCGCTAATGCTGATGTCATCGTTGTATCGTCAGCGATTGATCGCAGCAACCCTGAAGTAAAAGCGGCATTAGAAGCACGTTTGCCAGTGGTACGCCGTGCCGATATGCTGGGCGAGTTGATGCGTTATCGTCACGGTATCGCTGTTGCTGGCGCTCATGGCAAAACCACGACGACCAGTTTGTTGACTACCATGATGGCAGAAGGGCAACTCGATCCTACCTACGTGATCGGCGGTAAGCTGAATGCATCTGGTAAAAATGCTGCACTGGGTAGCAGTCGTTTCTTGGTGGCAGAAGCCGATGAGTCTGATGCGTCGTTTTTATCGTTACATCCGATGGCCGCGATTGTCACCAATATCGATCAAGACCATATGGAAACGTATGAGAATAGTTTTGATAAATTAAAAGCTGCTTATATTCAGTTTTTACAAAACATGCCATTCTATGGTTTGGCGGTGGTCTGCGGTGACGACCCAGAATTGTATGCCATGATTGATGATATAGGTCGTCCCGTATTGACCTTTGGACTTGAGCCTTTTAACGACGTTCAAGCCATCGACTTGGTGACGGAAGGCACGAAAACTCACTTCACGGTACTGCGCCGTGACCGTGAACCATTACGCCTGACCCTCAATATTCCTGGTACTCACAACGTTTACAATGCGCTTGCCGCTATCACCATGGCGACCGATGAAGGGGTCGATGACGAAGCGATCAAACGCGCTCTGCAAAAATTTGAAGGCGTTGGTCGCCGTTTTGAGCAGCATGCCTCTGTCAGTCTTGATGATGGTAATGTTTTATTGATTGACGATTATGGTCATCACCCAAAAGAAGTCGATGCCACCATTAAAGCGGCGCGTCAAAGCTTCCCTGAACGTCGTTTGGTAATGATGTTTCAGCCGCACCGTTATAGTCGTACCCGAGATTGCTTTGATGATTTCGTTGAAGTACTCTCTAGCGTTGATGAATTATTATTATTAGACGTATATTCAGCAGGTGAAAGCCCAATTACTGGCGCTGATACCAAATCGTTGGCACGTAGTATTCGGTTGCGCGGTGAAGTTGAACCGACGATTATTGACAAGGACAATTTAGCTCCTGTCATGCAGCGTTTATTAAAAGCCAATGACATGCTCATTACTCAAGGTGCAGGTAATGTAGGGCAGATCGCTGTCGACTTGGCTGCCAATAACCTTTACATTAAGTAA
- the murG gene encoding undecaprenyldiphospho-muramoylpentapeptide beta-N-acetylglucosaminyltransferase — MKAPHILMMAAGTGGHVFPALAVAEELTQRGAVIHWLGTPNGMENGLVAPTGYPFHAIEMQGLRGKGIGRLLKLPVTLLSATMAVIKVIRSNQIDIVVGFGGYVTAPGGIAARLTNTPLIIHEQNAIAGMSNRYLSKIATKVLQAFEDTFANSAQDAKLETVGNPVRNAITGVSEPTVRYDVNDNSPLKLLVVGGSLGAQALNDTVPKALALLNQPFEVYHQCGRNNEATTQAAYDEQDLSMHKFVVQPFIDDMAAAYNWADVIVCRAGALTVTEIQNVGIAAIFVPLPHAVDDHQTANARTLTSHDAAILLPQSELTAQRLSNELAALNREKCLAMAKKGHALANRSASKQVADIIWQTL, encoded by the coding sequence ATGAAAGCACCGCATATATTAATGATGGCCGCGGGTACTGGCGGGCATGTGTTCCCAGCGCTGGCAGTGGCTGAGGAATTGACTCAGCGTGGTGCGGTTATTCATTGGCTAGGAACACCAAATGGTATGGAAAATGGCTTGGTTGCACCGACTGGTTATCCTTTTCATGCGATTGAGATGCAGGGTTTACGCGGTAAAGGAATCGGGCGTTTATTGAAGTTGCCAGTGACTTTATTGTCAGCGACGATGGCAGTTATAAAGGTGATTCGTAGTAATCAAATTGACATAGTTGTCGGTTTTGGTGGGTATGTGACAGCGCCTGGCGGTATCGCCGCACGTCTGACCAATACACCTCTGATTATCCATGAACAAAATGCCATTGCAGGCATGAGTAATCGCTACCTATCCAAGATTGCAACCAAGGTGCTGCAAGCATTTGAGGACACCTTTGCCAATAGTGCACAGGATGCTAAGCTTGAAACGGTGGGTAACCCAGTACGCAATGCCATCACTGGTGTCTCTGAACCGACGGTGCGTTATGATGTTAATGACAACTCACCGCTCAAATTGTTGGTGGTGGGTGGCTCACTTGGTGCACAAGCCTTAAACGACACTGTGCCAAAAGCGCTGGCATTGCTCAATCAGCCTTTTGAAGTGTATCATCAATGCGGGCGTAACAATGAGGCTACCACACAAGCGGCTTACGATGAGCAAGACTTGAGTATGCACAAGTTTGTGGTACAGCCTTTTATCGACGATATGGCCGCCGCTTATAATTGGGCAGATGTTATTGTTTGCCGAGCAGGCGCATTGACGGTTACGGAAATCCAGAACGTTGGTATTGCCGCAATTTTTGTACCGCTGCCGCACGCGGTAGATGACCATCAGACTGCTAATGCCCGCACTTTAACCTCACACGATGCGGCGATTTTGTTACCGCAGTCTGAGTTGACAGCGCAGCGTTTGAGCAATGAGCTTGCTGCCCTTAATCGAGAGAAGTGCCTAGCGATGGCCAAAAAAGGCCATGCCCTTGCCAATCGAAGTGCGAGCAAGCAAGTTGCTGATATTATTTGGCAAACGCTGTAG